From the genome of Halomonas sp. MCCC 1A13316, one region includes:
- a CDS encoding response regulator, with amino-acid sequence MNEQTHHIAHILVVDDHPEIRDAVIRYLEKNGMHATAAGSTAEMDAHLKEGRFDLVVLDVMMPGEDGLSAARRLATSNGPPVLMLSALSEDTDRIVGLEVGADDYLSKPFNPRELLARVKAILRRTARAVPLSNGLEGHKLAFAGWILDTDTRELSREVSGPGEKDEQVSLTTAEFKLLSAFLERPRFVLSRDQLLDITSGRTADVYDRTIDNQVSRLRREIEADPSHPHIIVTVRAGGYSLAADVREVS; translated from the coding sequence ATGAACGAACAGACGCACCACATCGCCCATATCCTTGTCGTCGATGATCACCCCGAGATTCGCGATGCCGTGATCCGCTATCTCGAGAAAAACGGTATGCATGCAACCGCTGCCGGAAGCACGGCGGAGATGGATGCTCATCTCAAGGAGGGCCGCTTCGATCTCGTGGTGCTGGACGTGATGATGCCAGGCGAAGACGGGTTATCGGCGGCACGCCGACTTGCCACCTCCAACGGCCCGCCGGTTCTGATGCTCAGTGCCCTCAGCGAGGACACCGATCGGATTGTCGGCCTGGAAGTCGGCGCCGACGACTATCTTTCCAAACCCTTCAATCCACGGGAACTACTGGCCCGCGTTAAGGCGATCCTGCGCCGCACGGCGCGCGCCGTACCGCTGTCGAACGGGCTCGAGGGGCACAAATTGGCCTTCGCAGGCTGGATCCTAGACACCGATACACGAGAACTTAGCCGCGAGGTAAGCGGCCCTGGTGAAAAAGACGAACAGGTCTCACTGACGACGGCAGAGTTCAAGCTTTTGTCGGCGTTTCTCGAGCGACCTAGATTCGTGCTTTCTCGGGATCAGTTGCTGGATATCACAAGTGGACGTACCGCCGATGTCTATGATCGGACCATCGATAACCAGGTCAGCCGCCTGCGCCGGGAAATTGAAGCGGACCCATCGCACCCGCACATCATCGTGACGGTCCGCGCGGGTGGCTACAGTCTGGCCGCAGATGTTCGTGAGGTATCTTGA
- a CDS encoding cytochrome b, giving the protein MTAQSQFPQGYSAAQIALHWVVAVLIAAQYIFKDAISLAWDSVRAGENFAFDPLILAHVVGGGLILAFVVWRLVLRLKRGVPVAPENEPASLKTLSHVAHWALYAVLAAMALSGSLAWFGDVTQAAQVHNILKVVLLALVALHVLAIPFHRVVLKNNVMQRMIRPAD; this is encoded by the coding sequence ATGACCGCCCAAAGCCAATTCCCGCAGGGTTACTCTGCCGCACAGATCGCCCTGCACTGGGTCGTCGCCGTGCTGATAGCGGCACAATACATCTTCAAGGACGCCATCTCGCTCGCGTGGGATTCGGTCCGGGCAGGCGAGAACTTTGCCTTTGACCCACTGATACTTGCCCATGTCGTCGGTGGCGGCTTGATCCTCGCCTTCGTCGTTTGGCGACTGGTTCTGCGTCTGAAGCGTGGCGTGCCTGTCGCACCCGAGAACGAACCCGCTTCTCTCAAGACTCTGAGCCACGTTGCGCATTGGGCGCTTTACGCCGTGCTGGCCGCGATGGCCTTGTCGGGTTCGCTCGCCTGGTTTGGCGATGTGACACAAGCTGCCCAAGTGCACAACATCCTCAAGGTGGTCCTGCTGGCTCTCGTCGCACTGCATGTACTGGCGATTCCTTTCCATCGCGTCGTTCTGAAGAACAACGTGATGCAGCGGATGATCCGACCGGCCGATTGA
- a CDS encoding class I SAM-dependent methyltransferase: MRNARAFWNKSAARYAKLPIRNASAYEKKLAITQEYLRPDSRVLEFGCGTGSTAILHAPHVREIVALDISDKMLEIAEQKARDTGVANITFRQGTLDDAELAEASFDAILGLNILHLLEDLDAALARVHGLLKPGGVFVSSTVLVGDINFLFRLMIPPMQMLGFAPYVNRFGKQSLVDKLIDAGFSIEREWQPGKATVFIIARKSE; encoded by the coding sequence ATGAGAAACGCCAGAGCGTTCTGGAACAAAAGTGCTGCCCGCTACGCCAAGCTTCCCATTCGCAACGCGAGCGCGTACGAGAAGAAGCTGGCCATCACCCAGGAGTACCTGCGCCCGGATAGTCGCGTGCTGGAGTTCGGCTGCGGTACGGGGAGTACGGCGATACTCCATGCGCCCCATGTCAGGGAGATCGTGGCACTCGATATCTCCGACAAGATGCTGGAGATTGCCGAGCAGAAGGCACGGGATACCGGTGTCGCGAACATCACCTTCCGTCAAGGCACCTTGGATGATGCGGAGCTGGCGGAGGCGAGTTTCGATGCCATCCTGGGGCTCAATATCCTCCATCTGCTCGAAGATCTGGACGCAGCGCTGGCCAGGGTGCATGGCTTGCTCAAACCCGGAGGGGTGTTTGTTTCCAGCACCGTTCTGGTCGGCGATATCAACTTTCTGTTCCGCCTGATGATTCCCCCCATGCAGATGCTGGGGTTCGCTCCCTATGTGAATCGCTTCGGCAAGCAGTCGCTGGTCGATAAGCTGATCGATGCGGGGTTCTCCATCGAGCGGGAGTGGCAACCCGGAAAGGCGACGGTATTCATCATCGCCAGGAAGAGCGAGTAG
- a CDS encoding endonuclease/exonuclease/phosphatase family protein, translating to MAATLLLWTTRFLTLLLMVVSVLPLIPSGEWWIRLWEFPRLQLAVALVLPLGLLAIHAWRYRPRAEHGVLLVALLGTGAWQLSHILPFTSLWPEEVPAAEEEPDNARSTFKMLTANVTYNNDRYDELLDRVRREDPDILLLIEVNRAWAEALVPLDEHYPHRVGEVRGEGLGIVLWSRFPLLEQEVKHLVTDRRPSVFATLELPEVGPVRYVGIHPVPPGLRDRIARNNKMSERRDSRIRDAELMLVARHVEEDPDNRWIVTGDFNDVGWSDTTRLFSSLSGLKDPRRGRALLNTFPVEKPLLRYPIDHLFVSDGFHLVDMGRVRLPGSDHFGITAELSVAQKDREKPDASAEEQQEASEMIEEGDEDADEHGVSSD from the coding sequence ATGGCGGCAACACTCCTTCTCTGGACAACTCGATTCCTGACACTGCTGCTTATGGTGGTAAGCGTGCTGCCGCTGATACCCAGCGGGGAGTGGTGGATTCGGCTGTGGGAGTTTCCTCGTCTGCAGTTGGCCGTGGCGCTGGTGTTGCCCCTGGGGCTGCTGGCAATCCATGCGTGGCGGTATCGGCCACGAGCGGAGCATGGGGTGTTGCTGGTGGCCCTCCTCGGCACGGGGGCATGGCAGCTGTCGCACATCTTGCCGTTCACTTCGCTCTGGCCGGAAGAGGTGCCCGCCGCCGAGGAGGAGCCCGACAATGCCAGGTCGACGTTCAAGATGCTCACCGCGAATGTCACCTACAACAACGACCGCTACGACGAGCTGCTCGACAGGGTCCGGCGCGAGGATCCTGATATCTTGCTGCTGATCGAGGTCAATCGCGCCTGGGCCGAGGCGCTGGTGCCGCTGGACGAACACTACCCGCATCGCGTCGGGGAGGTGCGCGGCGAGGGGCTGGGCATCGTGCTCTGGTCACGCTTCCCGCTGCTCGAGCAGGAGGTCAAGCACCTGGTAACCGATCGCCGGCCATCGGTCTTCGCTACCCTGGAGCTGCCGGAAGTGGGACCGGTACGCTACGTCGGCATCCATCCCGTTCCACCGGGGCTGCGCGACAGAATCGCCCGCAATAACAAAATGAGCGAGCGTCGCGACAGCCGGATCCGTGATGCGGAGCTGATGCTCGTCGCCCGCCATGTCGAAGAAGACCCCGACAATCGCTGGATCGTCACCGGCGACTTCAACGACGTCGGGTGGTCCGACACTACCCGGCTGTTCTCCAGCCTGAGTGGGCTGAAGGACCCTCGCCGCGGCCGCGCGCTACTGAACACTTTCCCTGTAGAAAAGCCGTTGTTGCGCTATCCCATCGACCACCTGTTCGTCTCCGACGGCTTCCACCTGGTCGATATGGGCCGGGTAAGGCTGCCCGGCTCCGATCACTTCGGCATTACCGCCGAGCTTTCCGTCGCGCAGAAGGACCGAGAGAAGCCGGATGCTTCCGCCGAAGAGCAGCAAGAGGCCAGCGAGATGATCGAAGAAGGTGATGAGGATGCCGACGAGCATGGCGTCAGCTCGGACTAG
- a CDS encoding dimethylsulfonioproprionate lyase family protein, whose translation MQPSSVDTDDLPWETWDDPEFAARTRVRWKLIFTAEQTPTGVMSMGLAEIAPQGALPLHQHDPAETYHVLSGEGSIEVEGVSHRLHAGQSVFIPPLAWHETINTGPTPLRFLFTFPTDTFSEVAYRFAEH comes from the coding sequence ATGCAGCCGTCAAGTGTCGATACCGACGACCTACCGTGGGAAACGTGGGACGACCCTGAATTCGCCGCACGCACCAGGGTGCGATGGAAGCTCATCTTTACTGCCGAACAGACGCCTACGGGCGTGATGAGCATGGGGCTGGCCGAGATCGCCCCTCAGGGCGCCTTGCCTCTCCACCAGCATGATCCTGCCGAGACCTATCATGTACTCAGTGGCGAAGGGAGCATAGAAGTCGAGGGTGTCTCTCATCGCCTGCATGCCGGCCAGTCCGTCTTCATTCCCCCACTGGCCTGGCACGAGACGATCAATACCGGGCCCACCCCGCTGCGCTTCCTGTTCACCTTCCCCACGGATACCTTCAGCGAGGTAGCGTATCGCTTTGCTGAACACTGA
- a CDS encoding nuclease-related domain-containing protein — MDYYSIFYDAVRPLWWLLLVALALGILKSRWFKGIFGEAFVKLIAKVRLPAEKYRGVHNVTLASPDGTTQIDHVLVSRYGIFVIETKHITGWIFGSENQAQWTQKLYRKTFKFQNPLRQNYKHVKALEALLDVPLEAIHSVVVFLSRMFICKAVVFTTGRLKWLEKPEFKQ; from the coding sequence TTGGACTACTACTCGATCTTTTATGACGCCGTGCGCCCGCTGTGGTGGCTCCTCCTCGTCGCGCTGGCGCTCGGCATCCTCAAATCCCGCTGGTTCAAGGGCATCTTCGGCGAAGCCTTCGTCAAGCTGATCGCCAAGGTGCGGCTGCCTGCGGAGAAGTACCGAGGCGTTCACAACGTCACGCTTGCCTCGCCCGACGGCACCACCCAGATCGACCACGTGCTGGTTTCCCGCTACGGCATCTTCGTCATCGAAACCAAGCACATTACGGGCTGGATCTTCGGCAGCGAGAATCAGGCGCAGTGGACCCAGAAGCTCTACCGCAAGACCTTCAAGTTCCAGAACCCGCTGCGCCAGAACTACAAGCACGTGAAAGCGCTGGAAGCCCTGCTCGACGTGCCGTTGGAAGCCATTCACTCGGTGGTGGTCTTCCTGAGCCGTATGTTCATCTGTAAAGCAGTCGTGTTTACAACGGGTAGACTTAAATGGCTTGAAAAACCTGAATTCAAGCAATAA
- a CDS encoding IS30 family transposase, with protein MGYRQLTQTQRYQIHARYDLGMSQRQIGRELGLHSSTISRELRRNTTSGGYDPEQAQALSDHRRRTAWKWTKRLPSMIAAVVGRLREEWSPQQISGFMAPLAGVGVSHQWIYSVIWDDKAQGGDLWRYLRQPKRRSKHRAQAKSAGLGKIPNRVGIEYRPAEANDRHFIGHWEGDTVIHGHKQSGLVTLVERRSGYLLAARLPRISAELTQAAMIRLLKPRRGAVQTITLDNGSEFAGHQAVAEAVTAATYFCDPYCSGQRGSNENTNGLIRQYFPKGTDFRQVTDAELRKVIKKLNDRPRKRLGYRTPAQVFLGEYSGALNTAGAALIA; from the coding sequence ATGGGATACCGACAGCTGACCCAGACCCAACGATACCAGATCCACGCCCGCTATGACTTGGGTATGAGCCAGCGGCAGATCGGCAGGGAGCTGGGCCTCCACAGCAGCACGATCAGTCGTGAGCTGCGCCGCAACACCACCTCCGGTGGCTACGATCCCGAGCAGGCCCAGGCCCTGAGTGATCACCGGCGCCGTACAGCCTGGAAGTGGACGAAGCGCTTGCCGAGCATGATTGCCGCCGTTGTCGGCCGGCTGCGTGAGGAGTGGAGCCCACAGCAGATCAGCGGCTTCATGGCGCCCTTGGCAGGCGTAGGCGTCAGTCATCAGTGGATCTACTCCGTGATCTGGGATGACAAGGCGCAGGGTGGCGATCTCTGGCGGTATCTCCGTCAGCCCAAACGGCGCAGCAAGCACCGAGCCCAGGCCAAGAGCGCAGGGCTGGGCAAGATTCCCAACCGGGTAGGCATCGAGTACCGCCCGGCTGAGGCCAATGACCGGCATTTCATCGGCCACTGGGAAGGGGATACCGTGATCCATGGGCACAAGCAATCGGGACTGGTCACGCTGGTAGAGCGCCGCAGCGGCTACCTGCTGGCAGCACGGCTGCCCAGGATATCGGCGGAGCTGACACAAGCGGCCATGATCCGCTTGCTGAAACCTCGCCGAGGAGCGGTGCAGACCATCACCCTGGACAATGGCTCGGAGTTCGCTGGTCACCAAGCCGTGGCCGAGGCGGTGACCGCCGCGACCTACTTTTGTGACCCCTACTGCTCCGGCCAGCGAGGGAGCAACGAGAATACCAATGGGCTGATACGGCAGTACTTCCCCAAGGGAACGGACTTCCGACAGGTCACTGATGCCGAGCTCAGGAAGGTGATCAAGAAGCTGAATGACCGCCCCCGAAAGCGTCTCGGCTATCGTACACCGGCACAGGTGTTCCTGGGAGAATACTCAGGAGCCCTGAATACCGCAGGTGCTGCGCTTATTGCTTGA
- a CDS encoding DUF2971 domain-containing protein: MILYKYMSFGAARKVIDTLSLGFSCLEDLNDPFECTAFGFIDSDVSAISAKIATDACKNHFSRKYGVLSLTRQPLNALMWSHYGDSHQGVVLGFDCDAAGFSDPQSNVIPSQYGKMIYSATKPHKDRALISEHELMDIGGSLRFDSNAFNLMKRAFLYKSLEWAYEEEVRVVKYIGNIPFGYHAGGGRYSEWNKMTVLGRPLYCFDVPESSLKEIYLGRHLYRNVTKSGSITDEELKGVLQLWGRKDIKMMQCEPDVHSWNLVAKSSINKS; the protein is encoded by the coding sequence ATGATTCTATACAAGTACATGTCATTTGGCGCCGCGCGCAAGGTGATTGATACCTTGTCACTAGGATTTTCATGCCTTGAAGACTTGAACGACCCTTTTGAATGCACAGCATTTGGTTTTATAGACAGCGATGTGTCTGCTATAAGTGCGAAAATTGCCACGGATGCTTGTAAAAACCACTTCTCGAGAAAATACGGTGTCTTATCTTTGACTCGTCAGCCTTTAAATGCGCTTATGTGGTCACATTATGGAGATTCTCACCAAGGGGTAGTCCTTGGGTTTGATTGTGATGCGGCCGGATTTTCAGATCCGCAAAGCAATGTAATTCCAAGCCAGTATGGAAAGATGATCTACTCAGCTACGAAGCCGCACAAGGACCGGGCTTTGATTAGCGAGCATGAGCTAATGGACATTGGTGGTAGCCTTCGTTTTGACTCGAATGCCTTCAATCTAATGAAGAGAGCTTTTCTGTATAAGTCTCTCGAGTGGGCATACGAAGAAGAAGTCCGTGTTGTTAAATATATAGGAAATATTCCCTTCGGTTATCACGCAGGTGGCGGGCGCTATAGTGAATGGAATAAGATGACGGTATTAGGTCGGCCTTTATATTGCTTTGATGTGCCAGAAAGCTCGCTTAAAGAAATTTACTTGGGGAGGCATTTATATAGAAATGTTACTAAAAGTGGCTCCATTACCGATGAAGAGTTGAAAGGTGTGCTTCAGTTATGGGGGAGAAAAGATATCAAGATGATGCAATGTGAACCAGATGTTCATTCGTGGAATCTCGTTGCAAAATCATCTATCAACAAAAGCTAA
- a CDS encoding VOC family protein — protein MKHMARNTICLWYDGGAEEAARFYAEIFPDSSLDAVHRAPGDYPAGKEGSVLTVEFTVLGVACLGLNGGPMFKHSEAFSFQVATEDQEETDRYWNAIVGNGGEESECGWCKDKWGISWQITPIALTKAFTSPDRAAAKRAFDAMMTMKKIDIAKIEAAFRG, from the coding sequence ATGAAGCACATGGCTAGGAACACGATCTGCCTTTGGTACGATGGCGGCGCTGAGGAAGCCGCACGATTTTATGCCGAGATCTTCCCCGATTCATCGCTCGACGCGGTGCACCGGGCCCCTGGGGATTACCCAGCGGGGAAGGAGGGGAGCGTACTGACGGTCGAGTTCACAGTGCTGGGTGTTGCATGCCTCGGGTTGAACGGCGGGCCTATGTTCAAGCACAGCGAAGCGTTCTCGTTTCAGGTTGCCACCGAAGACCAGGAGGAGACGGATCGCTACTGGAATGCCATCGTCGGCAATGGCGGCGAGGAGAGCGAATGCGGGTGGTGCAAGGACAAGTGGGGCATCTCTTGGCAGATTACGCCGATCGCGCTGACGAAAGCGTTCACCAGCCCTGACCGCGCCGCTGCCAAGCGGGCGTTCGATGCCATGATGACGATGAAGAAAATCGACATCGCCAAGATCGAGGCCGCCTTTCGCGGTTGA
- the nirD gene encoding nitrite reductase small subunit NirD gives MTIANAAAKTMTQTWQTVCARADLVPYSGVAAWVETPEGPAQVAIFYLPGQAKELYALDHHDPFSNANVIARGIVGDLQGQLVVASPIYKQHFRLEDGLCLEDDSVALRTWKVSFKGDEVWIEA, from the coding sequence ATGACAATCGCCAACGCAGCAGCCAAGACCATGACCCAGACCTGGCAAACCGTCTGTGCCCGCGCCGACCTGGTGCCCTACTCCGGCGTCGCCGCCTGGGTGGAAACCCCGGAAGGCCCCGCCCAAGTGGCAATCTTCTACCTGCCCGGCCAGGCGAAGGAACTCTACGCCCTGGATCACCACGACCCCTTCTCCAACGCCAACGTCATCGCCCGCGGCATCGTCGGCGACCTCCAGGGGCAACTGGTCGTCGCCTCGCCGATCTACAAGCAGCACTTCCGCCTGGAAGACGGCCTGTGCCTGGAAGACGACAGCGTAGCGCTGCGCACCTGGAAGGTGAGCTTCAAGGGCGATGAGGTGTGGATCGAAGCCTGA